A genome region from Nocardiopsis exhalans includes the following:
- a CDS encoding sigma factor-like helix-turn-helix DNA-binding protein, producing MILEHRFLDKWKQERIAQEMGCSWMHVSRLLTASLERLREELAEEK from the coding sequence CTGATCCTCGAACACCGTTTCCTCGACAAGTGGAAGCAGGAGCGGATCGCCCAGGAGATGGGCTGCTCCTGGATGCACGTCTCCCGGCTGCTCACCGCCTCGTTGGAGAGGCTCCGGGAGGAACTGGCCGAGGAGAAGTGA
- a CDS encoding DUF1360 domain-containing protein, which translates to MADDTSGAASMHRAARREARAYRAGSDQPLVGYAVTAASYAGLVAAGTLLARRNGTREAAATVGPWDLALMGLTTHKLSRLLAKDAVTSPLRAFFTRFQGTSGPAELDEEVRDVDGRKAIGELITCPFCMAQWVATGYAFGLVFAPTLTRSAGAVFSAVAVSDWLQLAYTRLQQAQD; encoded by the coding sequence ATGGCTGACGACACCAGCGGGGCGGCGAGCATGCACAGGGCCGCCCGGCGTGAGGCGCGGGCCTACCGCGCGGGCAGTGACCAACCGCTCGTCGGGTACGCGGTGACGGCCGCCTCCTACGCGGGCCTGGTCGCGGCGGGTACGCTCCTGGCGCGTCGAAACGGAACCCGGGAGGCGGCCGCCACCGTGGGTCCCTGGGACCTGGCGCTGATGGGACTCACCACGCACAAGCTGTCGCGGCTGCTGGCCAAGGACGCGGTCACCAGCCCGCTGAGAGCGTTCTTCACCCGTTTCCAGGGGACGTCCGGACCGGCCGAACTCGACGAGGAGGTACGTGACGTGGACGGTCGCAAGGCGATCGGTGAACTGATCACCTGCCCCTTCTGCATGGCCCAGTGGGTCGCCACGGGGTACGCCTTCGGTCTGGTCTTCGCACCCACGCTCACCCGCAGCGCGGGCGCGGTGTTCAGCGCCGTGGCCGTCTCCGACTGGCTGCAACTCGCCTATACGCGTCTCCAACAGGCCCAGGATTAA
- a CDS encoding carbamoyltransferase family protein, with protein MKVLGVNAVFHDPAAALVVDGRVLAAAEEERFSRREHGKEPVPFSAWELPVQAMRWCLHEAGLAPVDLDAVAYSYDPSLALPPGSEPLSGPRPPLDPAWGQLRPLYAEHAPHFLAAALPGLQPARVTHVPHHLAHAASAALAAPPARDGCEDSAVLVADCRGESTSHLAGSYSGAGQPRVLVRQPLPESLGLVYRELARHLGFRTVGDEYKVMALAARGQPTMAGPLENRIAYRGDGLITASEVDWAALAPALPPGGEHTPHHADLAASVQDRVEEVLLALAGWLHEQTGRSRLTMAGEVVLNHAANSRLARDGPFEEVWVQPAAGEAGTALGSALQTAADLGEAVEPMPGADLGRSWDEDELAAVLDTARIGYERPDDLTAEASRALSEGALVGWFQGRSEYGPAALGRRSLLADPSRRENLDRIGRVRGEREFCPVASLVAAEHAPDIFSGGPLPCPYPLFDHHVAPRWRARIPVVVHPGAKTRAQTVRAEDDPLTWRLIRDFGSRTGVPVLAHTELRRAGSPRVDSPRDALECFGSAPVDVLVLGPYLVRRCRA; from the coding sequence ATGAAGGTGCTGGGTGTCAACGCCGTCTTCCACGACCCGGCGGCGGCACTCGTGGTGGACGGCAGAGTCCTCGCCGCCGCTGAGGAGGAGAGGTTCTCCCGCCGCGAGCACGGCAAGGAGCCGGTCCCCTTCTCGGCCTGGGAGCTCCCGGTCCAGGCCATGCGCTGGTGCCTTCACGAGGCGGGACTGGCCCCTGTGGACCTGGACGCGGTCGCCTACTCCTACGACCCCTCACTCGCACTGCCACCGGGTTCGGAGCCGCTCTCGGGACCTCGGCCCCCTCTGGACCCCGCCTGGGGCCAGCTGCGGCCGCTCTACGCCGAACACGCGCCGCACTTCCTGGCGGCGGCCCTGCCCGGTCTGCAGCCGGCCAGGGTCACCCACGTCCCGCACCACCTGGCCCACGCGGCCTCCGCGGCCCTGGCCGCGCCACCGGCCCGGGACGGCTGCGAGGACAGCGCGGTCCTGGTCGCGGACTGCAGGGGAGAGAGCACCTCGCACCTCGCGGGCTCCTACTCCGGCGCTGGGCAACCGCGCGTTCTGGTACGCCAGCCGCTTCCGGAATCCCTGGGCCTGGTCTACCGGGAGCTGGCCCGTCACCTCGGGTTCCGGACGGTCGGCGACGAATACAAGGTCATGGCCCTGGCCGCCCGCGGGCAGCCGACGATGGCCGGACCACTGGAGAACCGGATCGCCTACCGGGGTGACGGCCTGATCACGGCATCGGAGGTGGACTGGGCGGCCCTGGCCCCGGCCCTGCCCCCGGGCGGCGAACACACCCCACACCACGCCGACCTGGCCGCGAGCGTCCAGGACAGGGTCGAGGAGGTACTTCTCGCCCTCGCGGGATGGCTGCACGAGCAGACCGGCCGGAGCCGTCTGACGATGGCCGGGGAGGTGGTCCTCAACCACGCCGCCAACAGCCGTCTGGCCAGGGACGGACCCTTCGAGGAAGTGTGGGTCCAGCCCGCCGCGGGCGAGGCGGGGACAGCCCTGGGCAGCGCCCTTCAGACCGCGGCCGACCTGGGCGAGGCGGTCGAGCCGATGCCCGGCGCGGACCTGGGCCGCAGCTGGGACGAGGACGAGCTGGCCGCGGTCCTGGACACGGCGCGCATCGGCTACGAGCGCCCGGACGACCTCACGGCGGAGGCCTCCCGCGCGCTGAGCGAGGGCGCACTCGTCGGATGGTTCCAGGGACGCTCCGAGTACGGCCCCGCGGCACTGGGCCGCCGTTCGCTCCTGGCCGACCCCTCAAGGAGGGAGAACCTCGACCGGATCGGCCGGGTCCGGGGAGAGCGGGAGTTCTGCCCGGTGGCGTCACTGGTGGCCGCCGAGCACGCGCCGGACATCTTCTCCGGCGGTCCCCTGCCCTGCCCGTACCCGCTCTTCGACCATCATGTGGCTCCGCGGTGGCGCGCCCGGATACCGGTCGTGGTCCACCCCGGCGCAAAGACGAGAGCGCAGACCGTCCGAGCCGAGGACGACCCCCTCACCTGGCGCCTGATCCGTGACTTCGGCTCTCGCACGGGCGTTCCCGTCCTGGCACACACCGAACTGCGCCGGGCCGGGAGCCCGAGAGTGGACTCGCCCCGTGACGCGCTCGAATGCTTCGGCTCCGCACCGGTGGACGTCCTGGTCCTGGGCCCCTACCTCGTCAGACGGTGCAGGGCGTAG
- a CDS encoding PLD nuclease N-terminal domain-containing protein, protein MSLPSFIESMPVETWVAAVLVIGALLVALAAFALIVAAVFSILLSGLDVPMKLVWIVLVFLAPLIGALLWFLIGRNRVPAPQYGYR, encoded by the coding sequence ATGTCGCTGCCGTCGTTCATCGAATCGATGCCCGTGGAGACCTGGGTCGCGGCCGTCCTCGTGATCGGGGCGCTCCTGGTGGCCCTGGCCGCGTTCGCGCTCATCGTCGCCGCGGTGTTCAGCATCCTGCTCTCCGGGCTGGACGTACCGATGAAGCTCGTCTGGATCGTCCTCGTCTTCCTCGCCCCACTGATCGGAGCCCTCCTGTGGTTCCTCATCGGCCGCAACCGGGTCCCCGCCCCGCAGTACGGCTACCGCTGA
- a CDS encoding TetR/AcrR family transcriptional regulator — translation MGAPERIPGSSTTGGLSPGGVSSSARNVAAAADSSVGRVQYWFPSKDELLRASLEEMLSEAARIHSEATEDVDDREALWQLVGHPIPLAESSRAGVSVFHQYVAAVFNHPALARMLAEAKEGEESATSLLLGRVNPGLGDPRAAARSLMATADGLSMRVLVGGLSAAEAEQALRTELDRFTTPEKESTTGTARGDHRRKSVVGSTKAPSGDGQGPP, via the coding sequence ATGGGTGCCCCCGAACGGATCCCGGGCAGCAGCACGACCGGCGGCCTCTCCCCCGGCGGTGTTTCCTCCTCCGCGCGCAACGTGGCCGCGGCCGCCGACTCCTCCGTGGGCCGGGTCCAGTACTGGTTCCCGAGCAAGGACGAACTCCTGCGGGCCAGCTTGGAAGAGATGCTTTCGGAGGCCGCCCGAATCCACTCCGAGGCCACCGAGGACGTCGACGACCGCGAGGCGCTGTGGCAGCTGGTCGGGCACCCCATCCCCCTGGCGGAGTCCTCCCGCGCCGGTGTGTCGGTGTTCCACCAGTACGTGGCCGCGGTCTTCAACCACCCGGCGCTGGCCCGCATGCTGGCCGAGGCCAAGGAGGGCGAGGAGAGCGCGACCTCCCTCCTGCTCGGCAGGGTCAACCCCGGGCTGGGGGACCCCCGGGCCGCCGCCCGGTCGCTGATGGCCACCGCCGACGGCCTGTCCATGCGCGTCCTGGTCGGCGGCCTGTCCGCGGCCGAGGCCGAACAGGCCCTGCGGACCGAGCTGGACCGGTTCACCACCCCTGAGAAGGAGTCGACGACAGGCACCGCACGCGGCGACCATCGACGAAAGTCGGTGGTCGGGTCCACCAAAGCACCGTCCGGGGACGGGCAGGGGCCGCCTTAG
- a CDS encoding pyroglutamyl peptidase: MGASAQAAPDPACLGEDGATIEEARVTEAVPQEILDRSGLIPETESLIRELCAAPDLEAAGTVVERHGDALWRTAVDRVQETGYAEGDLSAGDDRSLYWARLTMTSALNRWEPGFELDAGDRAALVADLERRSRGHHDTDFPEVSETSAEPGRASEVSRVIVTGFDPFGLDDDIRQANPSGAAALALDGAILETGEGVAVVEAVLFPVRWRDFTDGMVEHALLPHYIGDRPVDAVITLSQGGADWFDLEAHNGAWRGGFPDNETAEALETIPVPDGVPTPTPQPQWSDSSLDRPAIVARTHGAPFPVFDNTMVVEIPEGESEAVLSPDGPTPGSTARAGSGGDYLSNEIAYRNTLLRDATGRDIPAGHVHTPFLALGPGDAVTDPQFEENRATLIGQIEDIIAAAVRA; this comes from the coding sequence ATGGGGGCTTCGGCGCAAGCCGCACCGGATCCCGCATGCCTGGGTGAGGACGGTGCCACGATCGAGGAGGCACGGGTCACCGAGGCCGTCCCCCAGGAGATCCTGGACCGCTCCGGGCTGATCCCGGAAACAGAGAGCCTCATCCGGGAGCTGTGCGCGGCGCCCGACCTCGAAGCGGCGGGGACGGTCGTCGAGCGCCACGGTGACGCGCTCTGGCGCACGGCGGTGGACCGGGTCCAGGAGACCGGCTACGCCGAGGGCGACCTGAGCGCCGGGGACGACCGGTCGCTCTACTGGGCGCGGCTCACGATGACCTCGGCCCTCAACCGCTGGGAACCGGGTTTCGAACTGGACGCCGGAGACCGGGCCGCGCTGGTGGCCGACCTGGAGCGCCGCTCCCGAGGGCACCACGACACGGACTTCCCCGAGGTCTCCGAAACGTCGGCAGAGCCCGGGAGAGCCTCTGAGGTCTCCCGAGTCATCGTGACCGGGTTCGACCCGTTCGGTCTCGACGACGACATCCGCCAGGCCAACCCCTCCGGCGCGGCCGCCCTGGCCCTGGACGGAGCCATCCTCGAGACCGGTGAGGGCGTCGCGGTGGTCGAGGCCGTGCTCTTCCCCGTGCGCTGGCGGGACTTCACCGACGGCATGGTCGAACACGCCCTCCTGCCGCACTACATCGGTGACCGACCGGTCGACGCCGTCATCACCCTCAGTCAGGGCGGTGCCGACTGGTTCGACCTCGAAGCCCACAACGGCGCCTGGCGCGGCGGTTTCCCCGACAACGAGACGGCCGAGGCGCTGGAGACCATCCCCGTGCCGGACGGCGTGCCCACCCCCACCCCGCAGCCGCAGTGGTCGGACTCCTCACTGGATCGCCCCGCCATCGTGGCGCGGACCCACGGGGCACCGTTCCCCGTGTTCGACAACACCATGGTGGTGGAGATCCCCGAGGGGGAGAGCGAAGCCGTGCTGAGCCCGGACGGCCCCACCCCCGGTTCCACGGCACGGGCCGGAAGCGGGGGCGACTACCTGTCCAACGAGATCGCCTACCGCAACACCCTGCTGCGCGACGCCACCGGCCGCGACATCCCCGCGGGCCACGTGCACACCCCGTTCCTGGCGCTCGGCCCCGGTGACGCCGTCACCGACCCGCAGTTCGAGGAGAACCGCGCGACCCTCATCGGCCAGATCGAGGACATCATCGCGGCGGCGGTACGCGCCTGA
- a CDS encoding glycoside hydrolase family 15 protein has translation MGQSETMIGDHAFLSDCHTAALTTPEGTVTWLCVPRFDGPAFLAGILDPERGGEWTMQVRDARPRARSYAEDSLVLETLWQGRGVEVLVRDLLAIGRPEHGEGLWREGVLLRLVECRSGNASVRSRLRARPDFGREQRSWNHVDGGLKEASGPLLSGAPSPRLAETGDPEFHVELSEGESAVFALDYLRGERRIGLEEGEALLGQTLEAWQAWSSRTDYRGVGADHVRRSATVLRGLLHEESGALIAAPTASLPEWPQGPRNWDYRYVWHRDAALVVLAFLRLGHAEEAGSYLRFLLRMCGRPITWVPPVQAVDEKPPPEEETLDHLAGHGGARPVRIGNAAYAQHQLDVYGHILDAALCYEQATGDLGPEELSQLDSVVESARELWHQPDEGLWEVRSDPRHWTNSKLYAWVCLDRAVQLAETTGREQAVPLRAWREEARLVRDHILRHGYDPASGSFVQSFGATNVDGSLLQVPLLGFLPGDDPRVLRTLERVDTELGQDGWLVHRYDPKETDDGLGTPEGAFLLCSFDLVSALVLAGRSEEAARRFERLCGSSGELGLLAEEMAPDGTQLGNFPQAFTHLALIEAAVNLDGAGDREALHAWARDRGAGQAGAGVRRGGQNTERTGRDRDDG, from the coding sequence ATGGGGCAGAGCGAAACAATGATCGGGGACCACGCCTTCCTCTCCGACTGCCACACCGCGGCGCTCACCACGCCGGAGGGCACGGTCACCTGGCTGTGCGTCCCGAGGTTCGACGGCCCGGCCTTCCTCGCCGGAATCCTGGACCCCGAGCGGGGCGGCGAGTGGACCATGCAGGTCCGGGACGCCCGCCCGAGGGCACGCTCCTACGCGGAAGACAGTCTCGTCCTGGAGACCCTGTGGCAGGGCCGGGGCGTGGAGGTGCTCGTCCGCGACCTGCTCGCGATCGGGCGACCCGAGCACGGCGAGGGCCTTTGGCGCGAGGGTGTGCTCCTCAGGCTCGTCGAGTGCCGCTCGGGCAACGCCTCCGTGCGCTCCCGGTTGCGCGCCCGCCCCGACTTCGGCCGAGAACAACGCTCGTGGAACCACGTGGACGGAGGCCTCAAGGAGGCGTCGGGGCCGCTGCTGTCGGGGGCGCCCTCCCCGCGTCTGGCGGAGACGGGAGACCCCGAGTTCCACGTCGAGCTTTCCGAAGGGGAGTCCGCGGTCTTCGCCCTGGACTACCTTCGCGGAGAGCGCCGGATCGGCCTTGAAGAGGGGGAAGCGCTACTCGGACAGACCCTCGAAGCCTGGCAGGCCTGGTCGTCCAGAACCGACTACCGGGGTGTGGGAGCCGATCACGTGCGGCGCAGCGCCACCGTCCTGCGCGGACTGCTCCACGAGGAGAGCGGCGCCCTGATCGCCGCACCCACCGCCTCCCTGCCGGAATGGCCGCAGGGGCCCAGGAACTGGGACTACAGGTACGTGTGGCACCGCGACGCGGCTCTGGTGGTGCTCGCCTTCCTGCGCCTGGGCCACGCGGAGGAGGCGGGGAGCTATCTGCGCTTCCTGCTGCGCATGTGCGGTCGGCCGATCACCTGGGTCCCGCCCGTGCAGGCGGTGGACGAGAAACCGCCGCCGGAGGAGGAAACCCTCGACCACCTGGCCGGGCACGGCGGCGCGAGGCCGGTGCGGATCGGCAACGCCGCCTACGCACAGCATCAGCTCGACGTGTACGGGCACATCCTGGACGCGGCGCTCTGCTACGAGCAGGCCACCGGTGACCTCGGACCGGAGGAACTCTCCCAGCTGGACTCCGTGGTGGAGTCGGCGCGGGAGCTGTGGCATCAGCCCGACGAGGGGCTGTGGGAGGTCAGGTCGGATCCCCGCCACTGGACCAACTCCAAGCTCTACGCCTGGGTGTGCCTGGACCGGGCGGTCCAGCTCGCCGAGACGACCGGACGCGAGCAGGCGGTTCCGCTGCGGGCCTGGCGCGAGGAGGCCCGGCTCGTCCGCGACCACATCCTCCGTCACGGCTACGATCCCGCCAGCGGGTCCTTCGTCCAGTCGTTCGGCGCCACCAACGTGGACGGGTCACTGCTGCAGGTACCGCTGCTGGGGTTCCTGCCGGGCGACGACCCCCGGGTGCTGCGCACCCTGGAGCGGGTCGACACCGAACTCGGCCAGGACGGCTGGCTCGTGCACAGGTACGACCCCAAGGAGACCGACGACGGGCTCGGCACACCCGAGGGGGCCTTCCTGCTGTGCTCCTTCGACCTGGTGTCCGCGCTGGTGCTCGCCGGTCGGAGCGAGGAGGCGGCCCGCCGCTTCGAGCGCCTGTGCGGGAGCTCCGGGGAGCTGGGCCTGCTGGCCGAGGAGATGGCACCGGACGGCACCCAGCTGGGCAACTTCCCCCAGGCCTTCACCCATCTGGCCCTGATCGAGGCCGCGGTCAACCTGGACGGCGCCGGGGACCGGGAGGCGTTGCACGCCTGGGCCCGTGACCGGGGTGCCGGGCAGGCCGGAGCAGGTGTGCGCCGCGGTGGCCAGAACACGGAGAGGACAGGAAGGGACCGAGACGATGGCTGA
- a CDS encoding cytochrome P450, with translation MNGRSVSPVTTCQPSSLAETAEVLTSVLLPTVVRGAIVRRPAGEALATATESDRRMVSVLRSLRERHGDDPLPLRHTGRRIALVLAPEDVRRILEGTPDPFSPGGAEKRGALSHFQPHGALVSDHRARPRRRRANEEALALGELIHPEADTVAEHAYTEARALVLALRDAGSRDGVLDWSRFSETFDALARRVVFGSFAVRDRRTTELLRALRARANWSYLLPADQRRRTEFLDRVRANIDRAEAGSLAARLGRPGSGERPEDQVAHWLFAFDAAAIAAFRALALLTSSGPAAEAARTEALTEDGADLPLLRATLRESVRLWPTTLVVIRESTRETVWRERTIEPGTAFLVMSSYFHRDPAQLPYADTFEPGVWTDGRAEGEPAIVPFSHGPAGCPGRDLVPLTVSFLLRTLLRGGPLNRVDGGPPLRSHGLPSSLNHFDLRFSY, from the coding sequence ATGAACGGACGGAGCGTGTCCCCCGTGACCACGTGTCAACCATCGAGCCTCGCGGAGACGGCGGAAGTCCTGACATCGGTCCTGCTCCCCACCGTGGTGCGCGGCGCCATCGTGCGCCGCCCCGCGGGGGAGGCCCTGGCCACGGCGACCGAGAGCGACCGCCGGATGGTCTCGGTCCTGCGGTCGCTTCGGGAACGTCATGGTGACGACCCGCTTCCGCTGCGCCACACAGGTCGACGGATAGCGCTGGTACTGGCACCGGAGGACGTCCGCAGGATCCTGGAGGGCACCCCGGACCCGTTCTCTCCTGGCGGAGCCGAGAAACGGGGAGCGCTCTCCCACTTCCAGCCCCATGGCGCCCTGGTCTCCGACCACCGGGCCCGTCCCCGCCGACGCCGGGCCAACGAGGAGGCCCTCGCTCTGGGAGAGCTGATCCACCCCGAGGCCGACACCGTCGCCGAGCATGCGTACACGGAGGCGCGAGCCCTGGTCCTGGCCCTGCGCGACGCGGGGTCGCGGGACGGTGTACTGGACTGGTCACGGTTCTCCGAGACCTTCGACGCGCTGGCACGCAGGGTGGTCTTCGGGAGCTTCGCGGTGCGGGACCGCCGAACCACCGAGCTCCTGCGCGCCCTGCGGGCCCGTGCCAACTGGTCGTACCTGCTCCCAGCGGATCAGAGGAGAAGGACGGAGTTCCTCGACCGTGTCCGCGCGAACATCGACCGCGCCGAAGCCGGGAGCCTGGCCGCGCGTCTGGGCCGACCGGGGTCCGGGGAACGCCCGGAGGACCAGGTGGCCCACTGGCTGTTCGCCTTCGACGCCGCCGCCATCGCCGCCTTCCGGGCGCTGGCCCTGCTGACCTCCTCCGGCCCGGCCGCGGAGGCCGCCCGTACGGAGGCCCTGACCGAGGACGGGGCCGACCTGCCCCTGCTGCGCGCGACCCTGCGTGAGTCGGTCCGACTGTGGCCGACCACCCTGGTGGTGATCCGGGAGAGCACACGGGAGACCGTTTGGCGCGAGCGGACCATCGAACCCGGTACGGCGTTCCTGGTGATGAGCTCCTACTTCCACCGCGACCCCGCACAACTGCCCTACGCCGACACCTTCGAACCCGGTGTCTGGACGGACGGTCGAGCCGAGGGCGAACCCGCAATCGTGCCCTTCAGCCACGGACCCGCGGGGTGCCCGGGGCGTGACCTGGTTCCCCTGACGGTCTCCTTCCTGCTACGGACGCTGCTCAGGGGCGGTCCCCTGAACCGGGTGGACGGTGGACCGCCGCTGCGATCCCACGGGCTCCCCTCGTCCCTCAACCACTTCGACCTGCGTTTCTCCTACTAG
- a CDS encoding SDR family oxidoreductase, with amino-acid sequence MADRNSERKVAVVSGASAGVGRATVREFARRGYAVALIARGEEGLAAARREAEGAGVPALALPVDVSESDRVRAVAERIEAELGPVDVWVNAAFASVIAPFSEVEPEEFQRVTDVSYHGYVHGTRAALERMAPRGRGVVVQVGSALGYRGIPFQAAYCGAKHAIRGFTDSLRAELVDAGSGIRLTEVHLPAVNTPQFSWVRSRMGGRTRPVPPVYQPEVAARAVVWAAEHPGRRRYWVGSSTVGTVLAQRLAPRVLDLQLGRTGRRSQVRDEPAPARDNLFAPVDDVRDYGSHGEFDDEARQVSVLDEVNRRRGTVLLVGATAGAVGAVGYALHRLTR; translated from the coding sequence ATGGCGGATCGGAACAGCGAACGCAAGGTGGCCGTGGTCAGCGGGGCCAGCGCGGGTGTGGGGAGGGCGACCGTGCGGGAGTTCGCCCGCCGCGGATACGCGGTGGCCCTGATCGCCCGCGGCGAGGAGGGCCTGGCCGCCGCCCGTCGGGAGGCAGAAGGGGCCGGGGTCCCCGCGCTGGCCCTGCCCGTGGACGTCAGCGAGTCCGACCGGGTGCGTGCGGTGGCGGAACGGATCGAGGCCGAGCTGGGCCCGGTGGACGTGTGGGTGAACGCCGCCTTCGCCTCCGTCATCGCCCCCTTCTCCGAGGTGGAGCCCGAGGAGTTCCAGCGGGTCACGGATGTCAGCTACCACGGCTACGTGCACGGTACGAGGGCCGCGCTGGAGCGCATGGCCCCCCGGGGTCGGGGCGTGGTCGTGCAGGTGGGATCGGCGCTGGGCTACCGGGGCATCCCCTTCCAGGCCGCCTACTGCGGCGCCAAGCACGCGATCCGCGGGTTCACCGACTCCCTCCGCGCCGAGCTCGTCGACGCCGGTTCGGGAATCAGGTTGACGGAGGTGCACCTGCCCGCGGTCAACACACCGCAGTTCTCCTGGGTCCGCTCACGGATGGGCGGACGGACCAGGCCGGTGCCGCCGGTGTACCAGCCCGAGGTCGCGGCCCGCGCGGTCGTGTGGGCCGCCGAACACCCCGGACGGCGCCGCTACTGGGTGGGGTCCTCGACCGTGGGCACCGTGCTGGCCCAGCGCCTGGCACCGCGGGTACTGGACCTGCAGCTGGGCCGAACGGGACGGCGGAGCCAGGTGCGAGACGAACCCGCGCCCGCGAGGGACAACCTGTTCGCGCCCGTGGACGACGTCCGCGACTACGGATCGCACGGTGAGTTCGACGACGAGGCGCGTCAGGTCAGCGTCCTGGACGAGGTGAACCGCAGACGGGGGACTGTTCTCCTGGTCGGTGCCACCGCGGGCGCGGTCGGAGCCGTCGGCTACGCCCTGCACCGTCTGACGAGGTAG
- a CDS encoding alpha/beta fold hydrolase yields MWGENLPHWIGDRTLYAMDAIGDAGMSIQSVPFTSFDDQAAWVEQVLSGRELERAHLVGHSFGAAVAATHTLHHPGRVASLTLLEPVMVLRGLPASVYLWSSLLLLPAPQSWKDRALAEIGGVTVEEVRERTPMSVMIDEGSQHYAAPTPTPRTLSDEEWGSISVPVRVDIADDRSLAGGEEAAQRARDLDKGPVTVWPGTSHSLPMQAAEELGPELEAYWTEHDR; encoded by the coding sequence ATGTGGGGCGAGAACCTTCCCCACTGGATCGGTGACCGCACCCTCTACGCCATGGACGCCATCGGTGACGCCGGGATGTCGATCCAGTCGGTCCCCTTCACCTCCTTCGACGACCAGGCCGCCTGGGTTGAACAGGTGCTGTCAGGGCGGGAACTGGAACGCGCCCACCTCGTGGGGCACTCCTTCGGTGCGGCCGTCGCGGCCACCCACACGCTCCATCACCCCGGCCGGGTCGCCTCCCTGACCCTCCTCGAACCGGTGATGGTCCTGCGCGGGCTGCCCGCCTCCGTCTACCTCTGGTCGTCACTGCTGCTCCTGCCCGCGCCGCAGTCCTGGAAGGACCGCGCCCTGGCCGAGATCGGCGGTGTCACGGTCGAGGAGGTCCGCGAGCGCACGCCGATGTCGGTGATGATCGACGAGGGCTCCCAGCACTACGCGGCCCCCACCCCGACCCCGCGAACCCTCTCCGACGAGGAATGGGGCTCGATCTCGGTGCCGGTGCGGGTCGACATCGCCGATGACCGGTCTCTGGCCGGCGGAGAGGAGGCCGCACAGCGCGCCCGTGACCTGGACAAGGGTCCCGTCACCGTCTGGCCCGGGACCAGTCACTCCCTGCCCATGCAGGCGGCAGAGGAGCTCGGCCCGGAACTGGAGGCTTACTGGACCGAGCACGACCGGTGA
- a CDS encoding MFS transporter translates to MRTYLAFLFANRRWLISGFALFLFSSFGQTFFVSLFSADIRGEFGLSHGQFGALFTAATLAAALVMTQVGRVVDLYGAHRVVPALMLMLALGAALMAVTFHVWVLFLALFVLRLFGQGMMSHTSFTLTGRWFVRERGRATSVAALGLNTGEALLPLAVVAVLALAGWREAWWLVVVLLLVLAWPMSALMRRGRDPADAADARSEGANRAWTRREALRDPYFYLLLTAMAAPALVGNTVFFHQAHLTELRGWAPALFASAFSLYAVTTVVFNIVGGFLVDRFTALRLVPLFLTPLGLGLLVLGTVEGPWSIAVFMFLYGVTNGLSLGLFGAVWPEVYGVRYLGSIRSVIVAVLVVASAAGPGAAGLLIDAGAGYPAQVTVLGVYCLVVSVAAVWFVSRVRARLRDPRAPVREV, encoded by the coding sequence ATGCGCACCTATCTGGCCTTCCTCTTCGCGAACCGGCGTTGGCTGATCAGCGGGTTCGCGCTCTTTCTCTTCTCCTCGTTCGGGCAGACCTTCTTCGTCTCCCTCTTCTCCGCCGACATCCGGGGGGAGTTCGGGCTGAGCCACGGGCAGTTCGGGGCCCTGTTCACGGCCGCGACGCTGGCCGCCGCGCTGGTCATGACCCAGGTGGGCCGGGTGGTGGACCTGTACGGCGCCCACCGGGTCGTTCCCGCGCTCATGCTGATGCTGGCGCTGGGTGCGGCGCTGATGGCGGTGACGTTCCATGTGTGGGTGCTCTTCCTCGCGCTGTTCGTCCTGCGGCTGTTCGGGCAGGGCATGATGAGCCACACCTCCTTCACTCTGACCGGGCGGTGGTTCGTCCGGGAGCGCGGTCGCGCCACCTCGGTGGCCGCACTCGGGCTGAACACCGGGGAGGCCCTGCTGCCGCTCGCGGTGGTGGCGGTCCTGGCCCTGGCCGGGTGGCGGGAGGCGTGGTGGCTGGTGGTCGTCCTGCTCCTGGTCCTGGCCTGGCCGATGTCGGCTCTGATGCGCCGGGGGCGCGACCCGGCGGATGCCGCCGACGCGCGGTCGGAGGGCGCCAACCGCGCTTGGACGCGACGCGAGGCGCTGCGCGACCCCTACTTCTACCTGCTGCTCACCGCCATGGCCGCGCCCGCCCTCGTCGGCAACACCGTGTTCTTCCACCAGGCGCACCTGACGGAGCTGCGCGGTTGGGCTCCCGCACTGTTCGCCTCCGCCTTCTCGCTGTACGCGGTCACGACCGTGGTGTTCAACATCGTCGGCGGTTTCCTGGTGGACCGTTTCACCGCGCTCCGGCTCGTCCCGCTCTTCCTGACCCCGCTCGGCCTGGGCCTGCTGGTTCTGGGAACGGTCGAGGGCCCGTGGAGCATCGCCGTGTTCATGTTCCTGTACGGGGTCACGAACGGGCTGTCACTCGGGTTGTTCGGCGCGGTCTGGCCCGAGGTGTACGGGGTCCGGTACCTGGGGTCGATCCGGTCGGTCATCGTGGCGGTGCTGGTCGTGGCCTCCGCGGCGGGTCCCGGTGCTGCGGGGTTGCTGATCGACGCGGGGGCGGGATATCCGGCCCAGGTCACCGTGCTGGGTGTCTACTGTCTGGTGGTTTCGGTCGCCGCGGTCTGGTTCGTGTCCCGGGTCCGGGCCCGGCTGCGCGATCCGCGAGCTCCCGTGAGAGAGGTGTAG